ATCCCTGCCAATATGAACTTACCTTGCAAATTTGTGCTGGCTCAGGACAAGAACCTTTCCACGAACCTCTGCCACAATCTTGCTCTTATCCTCTGGCCTGCCGTGCTCCAGCACATGCTGAATGACGTAATTGCCATACTGATCCTGCAGGAGGCAGTGGAGGTATGTGATTAGAGCAAATAGCTAAGCTGGTGATCATGAATCGCAGTGAATCAATGTGACACCCTTTACTCTCATGTTGTTCATGCACTACTATTCCCCATTGGTCGTAATTGGTGTGAAATAATCATGCATTGCTATGACGACAGGTAGATGAATGAGTGACACCCCCATTTGTAGTCTTACACCAAATACCATTACGTCATCACTGCGGAAGGTCAGACAAAATAGATGCTGCTGGTTTGGAGTATTGCTGACCAGACAACACAACCAAGAGCATCTTTGCCCCTTCAGAATGGGTGATAGACAGTTATGGGTGTGATTTTAGTGAAAAACTTACACTTGAAGCAGTGTGGCACGATGGAGACAAAAACTCACCTGACCAGGCAACAGGCAACaactgagggtttttttttttgtttgtttttttaattataatttgtttttgttatagCAGGAATTTGCTGGGTAAGTAATAatgttaaacattttaaattgcataaTCCATTTCCTGtcaatctgcttttttttttttttttttttttaaacgtggGTAATTTTGTTCTAGGGCTTGACTTAAAAGTTTCAAGTACTCAAGGTCAAGTTAAAAAGGTGTTTGGAGGATTTTACTTGTCCAAACTGCTCCTGGGGAGCTGCTATCAACTTCAAGTGAAACCcagaggatgaggagaaaaaCTGATTGATCAGGAGACGCGGTAGGCCTAAGAGAGGGGTTACCAGAGAGCACAGAAGCAAGTGCCTTGTGAATCTTCTGTGGGAAAAGAGCCTGATTAAGGCAAAGCAAGAGGGGGAAAAggcagaaaaggaaaggaggcaACGacggggagggaggaaggagaggctTGCTCAGGGGGGTTAGAACGAGGTCTGTGAAAGTGGGGAGTTGGAGGACAACTATGTTAAAAATCAGACTTTTTacatcagaaaagaaaaagggagaaaggaaggTAACACGGGGACATCCGCGAGAGAGAGGCAAATTGCTCTGACCTTGAACAGTGCATCGCTGGACACTGTATAATATGTTTTGGGTGTCATCTCCAATGATACGCCTTGATATTTCTAGATGGAATAAGTGGGGGGCAGGGTGGATGTTTCAGTAGTCAAATCACAGGTCAGATGTAATGACAATAGCATAATTACATTCATCCTTACCATTATCCTTAAACATTGCATCTACAAGACCACAGACTACACAGCAAACAATGACactaaaaacaatatgaaatactCAAACAAGAAGGGGACGTGCACATCAACAGGACAGGCACACGACTCACTAATGATCAATCACATCTAGAAAACATGACTGCTGCATCTGCAATGGATCTGGCCATGGAATTGAGACCAGATGCAAGGCCAGATACGCATACCTGGCCAAGCTGTTCAGAATGCTGatgcagctcctccaggatgGGCAGAGTCTGCTCCTGGGTGCAGTGCTCCAAAATCCTTTGGATCACTCTACATCCGTAGGGGTGGGTAGAAAGCACAAACACCTGGGACAAGAGGGTAAGAGCAACAGCAAATCAATGCACAAGTAGTACCACTAATGTGAGGTTTCTCTATTCTGAAACTGATTGCTGCTTGTGTGATGATCTCCACtgacacaaaatgtaaattgtatGAGCAGATAAACCACTGCTTATGAGTGTACCCACCTGACCCTGGAAGGCATCGATAATAAACTGTAGGGCCTGAGGCTGAACACACTCAATACACTTCTGCACCACATGGTTTCCATTCTGGTCCTTCACACACTTCAACACATGGCCATCCAACTCACGAACAATGTCACTCTGAAATGGTAAGATTTGGGTGTGCAGGGGAAAACTGGTGCTGTAACAGGTATCTATTGTGCTGAATTTTAAGAATGACTGAAAAGGAAACAACTTTTAAAAAAGCCAGCAAAAACCTTGTTAGAAAGAAGTGAAATCTCACTTACAATTACCTGCTGGTCAGAGGATATGGACTCCAAGGCTTTCTGGATGACACGGCAACCGTACATCTGGAGAGCCAGAGGGAGGACATGCCCACGGATACGTGTTGCCAAAGCCAATTTCTGATCTGCACTTCCAAACTGCatgacaacacaaaaaaaaaaaaaaaacgcattcAACATTACGTAATGGATTCACTTTCATGCTCTCTGGGAGCTATATAAAAATAGAAGCAATGTATTAGCTCATCTCTCACTGCTGACATTCAAATGACATCTTTTATTAACTCTGATAACCCAACCTCAAAGAACTTCTGGATGACGTAATTCCCAAAGACATCAGTCATCAACTGATATGCTGCTTGCAGAATCTCTCCAAACACCATCTGCCTCTCAGCAGGAGTGGCCCTCTCCAGCTTCTGCTGTATAAACCTGGCAAAACAAGATCAGAGGAAAGAGTTGAGATACCCAAGACACCCTTACCCAATTTACACTTGTATAGAAATGCAGCATTAAAGAAAAGTCAAAGTGAGCacagatttttatttcactgcagaCAAAAACTAATTTTAACCCAGATTCTGGCTTAAAATGAGCACCCTGCTTTTGGCTTGCTTTTGCTTTAGGCAAGTTCACCAGTGTATATCAACAGTTTGTTATATGTGTGGCTGAATGTGTATCCCAGCCACCTGGATCCATGCTGGTCCTGAGAGAACTCCACCATGTGTCCTGGCAGGTCGCGGAGCTGGAGGTTGGGGAAGCGGTTGTTCCTGAAGTCTTCCAAGAGACGGCTGCGCCCGGATGGCATGACGTCAGAGCGGCTGTAGCGCGGCCGAGAGGGAGGAAACAGCTGGCTGCTGGAGTTGAACAAACTGGATGTCCCGCCGGTGCTGCGGTACTTGGCCTCTGCTCCAGGGGCTGCAGAGATGTAGCGCCCACTGCCGTTTGTCAGGCCACCTATGATTACAGGATGGAAAAATCATGACTGGGCACTGTGGCGGTGGTAGAGGAGTTCCATGAAAAATGTGCAGCACTTATTAACTGACACACTGTAGCCTATCCTGTACATTCaacctctttctctgctctgctcgcAGTGATATCACATTTCTGCCAATTGCTCTCTCAGACTCTCTCAACCTGACATTACGCATTGCCTTTTTCTTTAAATGGAGCTAAGCCACTCTTAACAGTACCCGTCAAGTAgatccttcattcattcatttcctaaACGGCTTATCCTCGTAAGAGTCGTGGGGGTTGCTGGggcctatcccagtgctcatttGGCAGAAGGCAGGTGAAACACCCTGGAaagtcaccagtccatcacagggcagacagacaaacaagcaaattcACACCTAGTATGGATGTCCAGTTCACCTatcttgcatgtctttggactgtgggaggaaactggagctcctggcagaaacccacacagacatggGGAGAatatgcaaactccacacagaaaatcgaacccaggaccttcttgctgtgaggtgacaatgctaaccactgcaccactgtgccgtcatgaaaaataaagagagggTAGGAGTCTAAGATTTGATATTCAATGATAACGAAGGGTGTGCTCACACAGTGTGCAAGTGAAAATCATTAGTAGCCCACTGATATTAATGATTGTGTGGAATTTTAGCAGCAGCGCTCATAATTCTGAAGTAACTGAGCGCTGCTGCTGATTAAGTTTTCTATATCTAGTACAACTATATACATACACTGCACACGATAATTTGGGTGGTTCAAGTGCTCTAAACTGCAGGCAGTAACCACTCCATGAACATTGGGCTTACCTAGGTGAAGGCTGGAAGAAGATCCAtgagaggagggcagagaagGTGGGGGTGTGAGTGGGGAGTGTCCCGGTGTTAGACCAATGGGGCTGGGTGAGGAGGAGTAACCCAGGCTGTTATAGAAGGGTTGGCCGATGGGAGTTAAACTGCTGCCGCCACGTTTGTACAAGTCTGAACTTGCCAACAGCGAGTCCCTGCGAGAAACACTGCTACTAGTGGAGCTGGACACTGCACGAAATGGAAAAGAGAACAAGTGtgacaaaacagagcaaagaTAATAATTTTAGCTCTTAATTCCGATGTAGCCTAGTGTTTAGTCACTGACCAGAGGAGCCAAACCCTCCAAGAGCAGAGCCCAAGCCCACACCAAGGGAGCCTCCAGTGCTGCTGAAGCCCAGAGAGGAGCTGGGTGGTGGGGGAGCGGCAGAGGTGTGAGAGAACAGGGAGCTGCTCTGAGAGGTGGCAGGAACTGATCCAGAGCCGTAGAAGGAGCTGGAAGGGAGGCCACTGCTGGGTGggggaggctgctgctgctgaggctggggcTGAGGCTGTGGCATGGAGCGGTATAGCCCATTGGCCGGAGGACCAGACATACTGTTACCAGAGCCGGATGCCGACACCGCTGCTGCTaacggaggagagagagggggagagaaagaccAGGTGAGGTTGTTTGAAGCTGCAAAGGGTCAAGAGGACCAGAGTGGTATTGTGTATTTGAGATAAGGGATGAGtaaatgcatgtttgtgtatgacttccaaaaaaaacaaaacaaaagccaagAGGCACCACGGTATAGTATGAGCCTAGCAGACCCACAATAATGGCCTTATACTGAGATAAATCATACACAGCtgattaaaattcaaaatgaaccTCTACATGGTGCTTCTAATAAGCAAGATGACACTGGGTCTTACTACTTTAAGTGCCATCTGGTAAAAGTATCATTTGTTTGATCCAGCTTGGATAGtcagtaggtttttttttttttatagcttcCCATCCATACACTGAAATATCTATATTTGGAGGTGAGCTAGTATTCACCagcttgtgctgctgctgggttgATCAGGAGTGGGGTCTGAACGAGACGGACAGGCCCACCCAGGCCTGTTCGGGCCCCAGGGCCCATCACCAGGGCTCCGGTCTGGTCATAGTATGCTGCAGGGGCCAATACCTGATAACCTGTGGAGAAAAGCACAGAGATGGCAGTCTGATTATTACAGGTAAGATCTTTATATAGGTACCAACCAATGAGAAAGTTGTTTTTGGTGTCAAGAACTTTGTCTtcacataagaaaaaataaacagcttcAATAACTTATACAAGAAATTGGAAAATTACTGTAAACCAAGTTAATCTATTATAGCTATGAGTAGTATGTATGAGTAAGTGGTGGTTTGGTGATAACCAATATCGAGTCATCTACTGACCTGGCATCCCAGTGTAGGCCAAGGCGGGGTTTGCAGCAGCTGCTGCGGCTAAAGACTCCTGTTGGCTCTGCTGGCCCTGTCCAGGTGTAAGAGGGCGCTGATTGGTTCCTGTGCGCATCACCTTCACAAAGGATGGATATTATCAAACCACAGGCTGCCATAACACAGCATTACAAGATGACAGCatttaaaatgttcaaaaatccagttttagtttcagttaacAGATCATGGAAGCTTGTGAATGAAGTTTTCCCTTAAGTTCTGTTTAAATCCTTCCATCACACACTTTTAATCAGCATTTTATCAGAGATCCCATGTCAAATTCTGCCATTTAACAGGTCTGTGTCATTCATATTGGGAAGGTTTAAAATGTCTGTTAGCCACAAGCCAGTCAACAAAATAAGGAATTTATTCGAAAAATGTCCCAAGAACAATCATCTCACCTAATCTagacataaaaatatttataaccTTACAAggtgctatatatatatatatatatataaccaaGCAAGGTTTATATAGTACCCTGCAGGACTAAACAATCATAAAGTGTCAATGAAATACAATAAGAAAAACAGATCCATCAGTctacaaaaaggaaaataacaaaaaaagcaaataaaagaaaacataaaaactaagGAGGACtaaaaagggacagaatgaaataaataaacacatctttaaataaatacttaaaagtgtcaattaattaaaatgggaattaaatacataaatgtgtcattaaatgtgtcattaattcattaaaataccagctcatttaatgtaaaaacatatatatattattatttcactatttaattaattatttcatggaccggtgttgcagtgcttcatgaattaattttaaaaacaaaacataaaacactaaaaacagtTAAGTGTGGGAAGAAAAGATAAAGGAACACCGGAACACTGTCTATTAAAGTGAGCTTTTAGGGAGACTTAAAGGAAAGAAGACATGGTGCATTTcaaattcatgaaaaataaataaaaaaatatttatatgccAATATCAAGAAATCTGAAGGACAAAGGCTAGGCTGAATACTGCTCAGAAAGCAGTACGTTTCCTACCTGTGGCTGGCCAGGACCTGGACCCTGGTTGGATGCCTGCTGATTAGCTGAGTGATTGGCAGTAGCTGCGGCCTGTTGCTGGAAGAGGTTGGCTGGATACACACCCCAGGGAACACCGTAGTACTGCGGCGGAACCACTGTAGGGCCTGAGGAAAGACATTCAGATATTAAACTCGTTTCATACTTGTATCAACTGTTGAATCTAACAGCTGTGCATGTGTTCAAAATATTGCTGCATCTAATTTGGGGATTAAACTGAACAGAGGGCAAGGGatgaaaatgtgctgtgtgCTAACCTGCAAGcgtggctgctgctgccagccCAGCAGCAGTGTAGGGATCAGCTCCAGGGGGGGCAGCGTTAATGATGTACGGGTTTGGCACAAATGCAGGAGCAAGGCCAGCTGAGTAAAACAAGGACCAAACAGTGTAAATAACAGTTCCATATCAAACCTGAAATGGTTTAAAGTCACATTGCATTCTAGTtaacatgaaacacacaaagcTTTTCAACTACATATCTACATATGTAGAACATATCATctgggaaacagaaaaacaggccaACCTAccaagatgctgctgctgggctgcaGCCAGTGCATATTGTTGTTGCTGAGCCGCAGTGAGCTGCTGAACAGTCAGGTGATTGGATCTCTGGAATAACTGGtattaacaacaaaaacaaatcaacatcAAATAGTCAGTCAAAGTCAAGTTAAAGTTAAACTCACAGCTAACTGAATCTCTTGGTAGGTAATGTTTGTAATTAGGCTGACCTGCTGCTGGGAGTTGTAATCAAACAATCCTACTGGAGTCCCCGAGGAGTCCACTTGAATCTGGTTGCCAGCATAGTCAAACTGGAGGGACTCAACGCCAGCTTGTTGCTCCATCCCTCCCATGTTCTGGGCCTCCTGGTTCTGGAAGTCCTCAGTTGGGGCCTTGTTCTGGGCAGCGTTCTGCTGCTGGAGGGCATGGGGGTGGTGCTGACCCATCATCTCCAAACTGGTCTGACTGGGACCCATCCTCTCCACAGCCTCGGTGGGAGAAGCCTGGCGACTTCCAGGGGTTGGGCTGCATGAGCAAAGAAGTTGTTTAAGATCAAGGGCTGGTACACTCAGACACAGGGCTTAGCAAGAGCTATGACCCTCTTACATACAGAGTTTACATAGCCATGGTAAATGCACAAAActatatcttattttatttgacaattccatttcaaaacaaacaccagCTCTACCAGGACAGAGTGTTTACATTAAAGAAAAAGTCAGGACAAAACAATAAAGCCCTCAAGGCATGTTCAGACCAGACGCATAGCAAGTTTTTAACATGGCGTGATTACATATAAAGTGAATGCAAAGATGATAATTCAACCTGAGCGAAATTTGAGGCCTCATTTGCTTCGGTCTGCGAAGTGAAAACAAGCATagcatttggtctgaacacacattAAGGCTCAAAATCATTAGAACAtgacactaaaacacacatcGAATTAATACAATTTAAGTTCTGTAGGCAGTTCCTACATGCATGTGTCCTTAACAGACCAAAAGGAAAGCCAACACTGTTCAACTAGATGTTTCCTGTGATACAGTGTTACATTTCCTGGTTATGGTGGGTATACTGCACTAATCACACTGGTGTGAGGCTGTGAGTTACATGTGAACTGTGAATCAATGGAATGGCGAGGGCATCGTTCATGTCCTGCACAGCGCTGTAGTCCTAAACCTGAAGGCATTTCTATTAATAGTTTAATGACATTAAAGCATACTGTCTGCTTTCTTTATACATTTGAACAGCCAGTGAAGATTAGGTGAAGCAATACTCAAATCTGGCATTTTTGGAGTAATATAACCTAattttgcaaataataataataaataaataaaagaaaaggaaaacacatcaaacaatACAATCTACTGTTGttcaaatactaaaaaaaaaaaaaaaaaaaacttacttaAAGTCTTTGCAGTCTCTGTCCATGCCATTGAGAAGGCCTCTTCCATTGGCTTTTGAAGCATCACTCTCCTCTCCCACCTTCAGCTCTGGGTTCTTGTCCTCCTCAAATGGGGATGCCTTCTCTTGGGTGTCATTCTTCTCTCTTCCGTCTTGGTCAGTATCTGCTCCCCCCTGGaatcaaaagaaaaagtaaCAACTATTTGCCACTCCTGCGAATATGGGGATTCTGTGTGAAATTCTGTTATTTTAACACATATATGACTGGACAGAAGCTTGACTTACATAGCCTCCGTTCCTGTAGCGACCATCCATCTTGTCACCAGGAGAAGAGCTCAGGACATATTCCACCATGCTCACCCCCAGGCCTCCACCTTCTGAGCGAGGAGACAGCACGGAGTTGGCGTCGCCATTCCCGTGGAAGCTCTGGCCAGGTCGCCTCTGCACCATGATCGGCTGGGAAACTGAGTGATCTGAATGGGAAATAATTTGTTAGGATAAATAAAATAGCTGAAACAGTTGAGTTTGTGTAGCTGGAGTATATAAATGGTGGATATGGCATAGTTCTAACTTCAGTCACTTAATTGGGCTGACTGATGGCACTGTCCAACAGGGCAAAGATATACTGCCTGAAGCCAATCTTGATTAGTGCCTTGAAGTAAAATAAGCTGACAGACAACAGTTATAAACACAGGAAGAGCCACTCACGAGATGATCCCCATGCATtatctctccactcctctccaaGAAGCATCCCTTTCCTTCCATCCTTGGCCAGTTCATCAGAATCCCAGAGTTTTTTTGCTGGCAGAAGCTATAAAGAAAAGACATTTCTCTTAGATTAGAAATTACTTCACCTTGTTCAATACATGCAACATCCTTAATTTAAAGAGGTGAGATCACTTATGTGAAAATGTTAAGATTTTAATAGTGTGTAAGCCTGAATATCTATATTTGACTCTTAACACATTGGTGGACTACTGAAAACAAATTTAGATAATTAATTAAGGTGCATGCTTTTTTGCAGTTGACACTATATGGAGTAagcccttgttttttttttttttttttactagaagAAAGAGTGATGTTGTTAGACTGTAGAAATACACCAACATTAATAGGTAAGGGTTATTGAAAAAATGACATACATTGTTTGGTTGGTAAGCTTGAGGTTTGGTTATAAGGTTCTACTCTAGAGTAGTCTTGATT
The genomic region above belongs to Myripristis murdjan chromosome 24, fMyrMur1.1, whole genome shotgun sequence and contains:
- the pum2 gene encoding pumilio homolog 2 isoform X5; this encodes MSVPCSILGMNDVGWQETRGGMLHANGAPETGGVRVHGGGPMATVGGGGQGPGGPHLQGMDRGANPTPGTPQPPLSGRSQDDATVGYFFQRQPGEQLGGCAPSKHRWPTGDGNHVDQVRAVDEMNYDFQALALESRGMGELLPAKKLWDSDELAKDGRKGMLLGEEWRDNAWGSSHHSVSQPIMVQRRPGQSFHGNGDANSVLSPRSEGGGLGVSMVEYVLSSSPGDKMDGRYRNGGYGGADTDQDGREKNDTQEKASPFEEDKNPELKVGEESDASKANGRGLLNGMDRDCKDFNPTPGSRQASPTEAVERMGPSQTSLEMMGQHHPHALQQQNAAQNKAPTEDFQNQEAQNMGGMEQQAGVESLQFDYAGNQIQVDSSGTPVGLFDYNSQQQLFQRSNHLTVQQLTAAQQQQYALAAAQQQHLAGLAPAFVPNPYIINAAPPGADPYTAAGLAAAATLAGPTVVPPQYYGVPWGVYPANLFQQQAAATANHSANQQASNQGPGPGQPQVMRTGTNQRPLTPGQGQQSQQESLAAAAAANPALAYTGMPGYQVLAPAAYYDQTGALVMGPGARTGLGGPVRLVQTPLLINPAAAQAAAVSASGSGNSMSGPPANGLYRSMPQPQPQPQQQQPPPPSSGLPSSSFYGSGSVPATSQSSSLFSHTSAAPPPPSSSLGFSSTGGSLGVGLGSALGGFGSSVSSSTSSSVSRRDSLLASSDLYKRGGSSLTPIGQPFYNSLGYSSSPSPIGLTPGHSPLTPPPSLPSSHGSSSSLHLGGLTNGSGRYISAAPGAEAKYRSTGGTSSLFNSSSQLFPPSRPRYSRSDVMPSGRSRLLEDFRNNRFPNLQLRDLPGHMVEFSQDQHGSRFIQQKLERATPAERQMVFGEILQAAYQLMTDVFGNYVIQKFFEFGSADQKLALATRIRGHVLPLALQMYGCRVIQKALESISSDQQVISDIVRELDGHVLKCVKDQNGNHVVQKCIECVQPQALQFIIDAFQGQVFVLSTHPYGCRVIQRILEHCTQEQTLPILEELHQHSEQLGQDQYGNYVIQHVLEHGRPEDKSKIVAEVRGKVLVLSQHKFASNVVEKCVIHSSRAERALLIDEVCCQKDGPHSALYTMMKDQYANYVVQRMIDMAEPAQRKIIMHKIRPHIATLRKYTYGKHILAKLEKYYMKSGSDLGPIGGPTNGLM
- the pum2 gene encoding pumilio homolog 2 isoform X1; this encodes MSVPCSILGMNDVGWQETRGGMLHANGAPETGGVRVHGGGPMATVGGGGQGPGGPHLQGMDRGANPTPGTPQPPLSGRSQDDATVGYFFQRQPGEQLGGCAPSKHRWPTGDGNHVDQVRAVDEMNYDFQALALESRGMGELLPAKKLWDSDELAKDGRKGMLLGEEWRDNAWGSSHHSVSQPIMVQRRPGQSFHGNGDANSVLSPRSEGGGLGVSMVEYVLSSSPGDKMDGRYRNGGYGGADTDQDGREKNDTQEKASPFEEDKNPELKVGEESDASKANGRGLLNGMDRDCKDFNPTPGSRQASPTEAVERMGPSQTSLEMMGQHHPHALQQQNAAQNKAPTEDFQNQEAQNMGGMEQQAGVESLQFDYAGNQIQVDSSGTPVGLFDYNSQQQLFQRSNHLTVQQLTAAQQQQYALAAAQQQHLAGLAPAFVPNPYIINAAPPGADPYTAAGLAAAATLAGPTVVPPQYYGVPWGVYPANLFQQQAAATANHSANQQASNQGPGPGQPQVMRTGTNQRPLTPGQGQQSQQESLAAAAAANPALAYTGMPGYQVLAPAAYYDQTGALVMGPGARTGLGGPVRLVQTPLLINPAAAQAAAAVSASGSGNSMSGPPANGLYRSMPQPQPQPQQQQPPPPSSGLPSSSFYGSGSVPATSQSSSLFSHTSAAPPPPSSSLGFSSTGGSLGVGLGSALGGFGSSVSSSTSSSVSRRDSLLASSDLYKRGGSSLTPIGQPFYNSLGYSSSPSPIGLTPGHSPLTPPPSLPSSHGSSSSLHLGGLTNGSGRYISAAPGAEAKYRSTGGTSSLFNSSSQLFPPSRPRYSRSDVMPSGRSRLLEDFRNNRFPNLQLRDLPGHMVEFSQDQHGSRFIQQKLERATPAERQMVFGEILQAAYQLMTDVFGNYVIQKFFEFGSADQKLALATRIRGHVLPLALQMYGCRVIQKALESISSDQQVISDIVRELDGHVLKCVKDQNGNHVVQKCIECVQPQALQFIIDAFQGQVFVLSTHPYGCRVIQRILEHCTQEQTLPILEELHQHSEQLGQKYQGVSLEMTPKTYYTVSSDALFKDQYGNYVIQHVLEHGRPEDKSKIVAEVRGKVLVLSQHKFASNVVEKCVIHSSRAERALLIDEVCCQKDGPHSALYTMMKDQYANYVVQRMIDMAEPAQRKIIMHKIRPHIATLRKYTYGKHILAKLEKYYMKSGSDLGPIGGPTNGLM